A genomic window from Pseudomonas cavernicola includes:
- a CDS encoding FmdB family zinc ribbon protein: MPIYDYQCASCGHQMEAIQKFSDAPLVDCPTCKAPELKKLLSMPGFRLKGSGWYETDFKTGAKKNLAGGDKAD, encoded by the coding sequence ATGCCTATTTACGATTACCAATGCGCTTCCTGTGGCCATCAAATGGAAGCCATTCAGAAGTTCAGCGATGCGCCGTTGGTCGATTGTCCGACCTGCAAGGCGCCCGAGTTGAAGAAGTTGCTGTCTATGCCCGGTTTTCGCCTTAAAGGCAGCGGCTGGTATGAAACCGACTTCAAAACCGGCGCGAAAAAGAATCTGGCTGGCGGCGATAAAGCCGATTAG
- a CDS encoding GGDEF domain-containing protein has translation MSQPSKTPSILSLYPEESREAADLLKQAVPLMMRHNIPPNPMHYALWYTYSKGLEPELNRRLDKAIKDFDSFPPETAAKLFRDYIIRGELEEARAGQQQVIELVDDIEGDVSHSVVSSQAYQASLIQGLNALHEPLIDDLPNVLNELQQSTQLMQDQQEKFLYRLRSAQEEIQHLRGQLERAHIAATLDSLTNVFNRHAFTRLLEQALSVDHQGVALVMLDIDHFKQFNDQYGHPLGDRVLQHVGQLLRELLPPRAMAARYGGEEFCVILRDCLDLETAFAFAEQMRLKIQALRVKVRRTDQILDTITASFGLALAETGDNLESLLTRADDALYQAKRNGRNQVHPATPTPALSA, from the coding sequence ATGAGCCAGCCCTCGAAAACCCCCAGCATTCTGAGCCTGTACCCCGAAGAGAGCCGCGAAGCGGCTGACCTCCTCAAACAAGCTGTACCGCTCATGATGCGTCATAACATCCCACCAAACCCCATGCACTATGCCCTCTGGTACACCTACAGCAAGGGCCTGGAACCCGAACTGAACCGCCGCCTGGACAAGGCCATCAAGGATTTCGACAGCTTTCCGCCGGAAACTGCCGCCAAGCTGTTTCGCGACTACATCATTCGTGGCGAACTGGAAGAAGCGCGTGCGGGCCAGCAGCAGGTGATTGAGCTGGTCGACGATATCGAAGGCGACGTGTCACACAGCGTCGTCAGCAGCCAGGCCTATCAAGCAAGCCTGATTCAGGGTCTGAACGCCCTGCATGAACCGCTGATCGATGATTTGCCCAATGTGCTGAATGAGCTGCAACAGAGCACTCAACTGATGCAGGACCAGCAGGAGAAATTCCTCTATCGCCTGCGCAGCGCCCAAGAGGAAATTCAGCACTTGCGCGGCCAGCTGGAGCGTGCCCACATAGCCGCCACCCTGGACAGCCTGACCAATGTGTTCAACCGCCATGCCTTTACACGCCTGTTGGAGCAGGCACTGAGCGTCGACCATCAGGGCGTAGCCCTGGTGATGCTGGATATCGATCACTTCAAACAGTTTAACGATCAATACGGCCACCCCCTGGGCGACCGGGTATTGCAGCACGTTGGCCAGTTACTCCGCGAACTGTTACCGCCGCGAGCCATGGCCGCTCGCTATGGCGGCGAAGAGTTCTGCGTGATCCTGCGCGACTGTCTCGATCTAGAAACCGCCTTCGCCTTCGCCGAACAGATGCGCCTGAAAATCCAAGCACTGCGGGTCAAGGTACGGCGCACCGACCAGATCCTGGACACTATCACCGCCTCCTTCGGCCTGGCCCTAGCCGAAACCGGCGACAACCTGGAAAGCCTGCTAACCCGTGCAGACGACGCGCTGTACCAGGCCAAACGCAATGGCCGCAATCAAGTTCACCCAGCCACCCCGACGCCCGCACTAAGCGCCTGA
- a CDS encoding HIT family protein: MFALDSRLQQDTVPIGDFPLCRLLLMNDAHYPWFILVPRREELSELFQLDADDQRALWQETTVLAETLKDTFAADKMNVATLGNVVNQLHMHVIVRRREDAAWPAPVWGKFPAEAYSAEQLAAIRAKLRLVLTEDFRFVEE; this comes from the coding sequence ATGTTCGCCTTGGATTCACGTCTGCAGCAGGACACTGTACCGATTGGTGATTTCCCCCTGTGTCGTTTGCTCTTGATGAACGATGCGCACTACCCCTGGTTCATTTTAGTGCCGCGTCGGGAGGAGCTCAGTGAGCTGTTTCAGCTCGACGCCGATGATCAGCGGGCGTTATGGCAGGAAACCACGGTGCTGGCGGAAACGCTCAAAGACACCTTTGCGGCGGACAAGATGAACGTCGCGACCTTGGGCAATGTGGTCAATCAACTGCATATGCATGTGATTGTGCGTCGCCGAGAGGATGCCGCTTGGCCGGCGCCAGTGTGGGGTAAGTTCCCGGCCGAGGCATACAGTGCCGAGCAGCTTGCCGCGATTCGCGCCAAGCTGCGGCTGGTGTTGACCGAGGATTTTCGTTTTGTCGAGGAATAA
- a CDS encoding Dps family protein: protein MEINIGIAEQDRAAIAEGLSRLLADTYTLYLKTHNFHWNVTGPMFNTLHLMFEGQYTELALAVDSIAERIRALGFPAPGTYAAYARLSSIKEEEGVPNAQDMIKQLVQGQEAVVRTARGIFPLLDKVSDEPTADLLTQRMQVHEKTAWMLRSLLAG, encoded by the coding sequence ATGGAAATCAACATCGGAATCGCCGAACAGGACCGCGCAGCCATTGCTGAAGGCCTGTCGCGCCTGCTGGCGGACACCTACACCCTGTACCTGAAGACCCACAACTTTCACTGGAACGTCACCGGCCCGATGTTCAACACCCTGCACCTGATGTTCGAGGGGCAATACACCGAACTGGCCCTGGCCGTTGACTCCATCGCCGAGCGCATCCGCGCCCTCGGCTTTCCGGCGCCCGGCACTTACGCCGCTTACGCCCGCCTATCCTCGATCAAAGAGGAAGAAGGCGTACCGAATGCCCAGGACATGATCAAGCAACTGGTACAGGGCCAGGAAGCCGTGGTGCGCACTGCGCGCGGCATCTTTCCACTGCTGGACAAGGTCAGCGACGAACCGACTGCCGACCTGCTGACCCAACGCATGCAAGTGCATGAAAAGACCGCCTGGATGTTGCGCAGCCTACTTGCCGGTTAA
- a CDS encoding SlyX family protein, with amino-acid sequence MSLEMRITDLESRLAFQDDTIQALNDVLVAQQRVLERLQLQVAALAKRQEDMQGQFEVSEEDVPPPHY; translated from the coding sequence ATGAGCCTGGAAATGCGTATTACCGATCTGGAAAGCCGCTTGGCCTTTCAGGATGACACGATTCAGGCGTTGAACGATGTGCTGGTGGCTCAGCAGCGTGTACTGGAGCGGCTGCAGCTGCAAGTCGCGGCGCTGGCTAAGCGCCAAGAGGATATGCAGGGGCAGTTCGAAGTGTCTGAAGAGGACGTGCCGCCACCGCACTATTAA
- a CDS encoding cold-shock protein, which yields MTDRETGTVKWFNTSKGFGFISRDSGDDIFVHFRAIRGEGHRVLVEGQRVEFSVMQRDKGLQAEDVIAALPLRR from the coding sequence ATGACCGATCGCGAGACCGGCACCGTCAAGTGGTTCAACACCTCAAAAGGCTTCGGCTTTATCTCTCGCGACTCCGGCGACGATATCTTCGTGCACTTTCGCGCCATTCGCGGTGAAGGCCACCGCGTACTGGTCGAAGGCCAGCGTGTAGAGTTCTCTGTCATGCAGCGCGACAAAGGCCTACAAGCGGAAGACGTGATCGCCGCACTGCCGCTACGCCGCTAA